Proteins encoded in a region of the Variovorax sp. PAMC 28711 genome:
- a CDS encoding glutathione S-transferase yields the protein MTLTVHHLNNSRSQRVLWLLEELGLPYDIVRYERDPKTMLAPPELRQVHPLGKSPVVTTDDGLTLAESGAIVEAVIERFGQGRFAPAVGTPESLRYRYWLHYAEGSAMPPLLLKLIFDKIESTKMPFFAKPIARAIAGKAKAGFITPNITTHLDFLEGELGKSRWFAGEDFTGADIQMSFPIEAAQARGGLDASRPKLMAYLDRIHARPAYKRALQRGGPYGLLS from the coding sequence ATGACGCTCACCGTTCACCACCTCAACAACTCCCGCTCGCAGCGCGTGCTCTGGCTGCTCGAAGAGCTGGGCCTGCCCTACGACATCGTGCGCTACGAGCGCGATCCGAAAACCATGCTGGCGCCGCCCGAGCTGCGCCAAGTGCATCCGCTGGGCAAGTCGCCGGTTGTCACCACCGACGACGGGCTCACGCTCGCCGAATCGGGTGCGATTGTCGAGGCCGTGATCGAGCGTTTCGGCCAGGGTCGCTTCGCGCCGGCTGTTGGCACCCCCGAATCGCTGCGTTACCGCTACTGGCTGCATTACGCCGAAGGCTCGGCCATGCCGCCGCTCTTGCTCAAGCTGATCTTCGACAAGATCGAAAGCACGAAGATGCCGTTCTTCGCCAAGCCGATCGCCCGGGCCATTGCGGGCAAGGCCAAGGCCGGCTTCATCACGCCCAACATCACGACGCACCTCGATTTCCTGGAAGGTGAACTCGGCAAGAGCCGCTGGTTCGCGGGCGAGGACTTCACCGGTGCCGACATTCAGATGAGTTTTCCGATCGAGGCCGCGCAAGCCCGGGGCGGACTCGACGCCTCGCGGCCCAAACTGATGGCGTATCTCGACCGAATCCACGCACGGCCCGCCTACAAGCGCGCGCTGCAGCGCGGCGGCCCGTACGGCCTGCTGAGCTGA
- a CDS encoding YqaA family protein gives MQAWLDSLLALLALPQFGLSTLFIAAFVSATLVPVGSEPFLFGLLKLNPDMFWPAIAVATIGNTLGGAVDWWLGYGAHKVADKYANSKHHVRVLGWLERLGPKACLLSWLPLVGDPLCAVAGWLKLSFWPCVFYMAIGKFARYVTMTVALLYIWPD, from the coding sequence ATGCAAGCCTGGCTCGATTCCCTTCTGGCGCTGCTCGCGCTGCCGCAGTTCGGACTGTCGACACTCTTCATCGCGGCCTTTGTATCGGCCACGCTGGTGCCGGTGGGCTCCGAGCCCTTTCTCTTCGGCCTGCTCAAGCTCAACCCCGACATGTTCTGGCCGGCCATCGCGGTCGCGACGATCGGCAACACCCTCGGCGGCGCTGTCGACTGGTGGTTGGGCTACGGCGCACACAAGGTGGCCGACAAATACGCGAACTCGAAGCACCATGTGCGCGTGCTCGGCTGGCTGGAAAGGCTCGGACCGAAGGCGTGCCTGCTGAGCTGGCTGCCGCTGGTGGGCGACCCGCTCTGCGCCGTCGCGGGCTGGCTCAAGCTGTCGTTCTGGCCCTGCGTGTTCTACATGGCCATCGGCAAATTCGCGCGCTACGTCACGATGACGGTCGCGCTCCTCTACATCTGGCCGGACTGA
- the dusB gene encoding tRNA dihydrouridine synthase DusB yields MSLLIGHIALENRLFVAPMAGVTDRPFRMLCRTLGAGYAVSEMVTSRKELWGSLKTSRRANHEGEPGPIAVQIAGTDAAMMAEAARYNIDRGAQIIDINMGCPAKKVCNKWAGSALMRDEPLALEIVQAVVDAAAPHNVPVTLKMRTGWSDDQRNAVKLARDFESAGVQMLTVHGRTREQGYKGAAEYETIAAVKAAVRVPVVANGDVTSPEKARDVLALTGADAVMVGRAAQGRPWIFREIAHFLEHGTHLAPPLVVEVRRLLLDHLVEHYALYGEWSGVRTARKHIGWYVRSLAGGEAFRARMNSIEDSAQQLRAVGDYFDGLADCMDRLPDHQDIAEWSGAEEAACAAG; encoded by the coding sequence ATGTCCCTCCTCATCGGCCACATCGCGCTGGAAAACCGGCTGTTCGTCGCGCCCATGGCCGGCGTGACGGACCGGCCGTTCCGCATGCTGTGCCGAACGCTTGGGGCGGGCTACGCGGTGAGCGAAATGGTCACCTCGCGCAAGGAGCTGTGGGGCTCGCTCAAGACCTCGCGGCGCGCGAACCACGAGGGCGAGCCCGGCCCGATCGCGGTGCAGATCGCCGGCACCGACGCGGCCATGATGGCCGAGGCGGCGCGCTACAACATCGACCGCGGCGCGCAGATCATCGACATCAACATGGGCTGCCCCGCCAAGAAGGTGTGCAACAAGTGGGCCGGCTCCGCGTTGATGCGCGACGAGCCGCTGGCCCTCGAAATCGTACAGGCCGTGGTCGATGCGGCGGCGCCGCACAACGTGCCGGTCACGCTCAAGATGCGCACCGGCTGGAGCGACGACCAGCGCAATGCGGTGAAGCTCGCACGCGATTTCGAGTCGGCCGGCGTGCAGATGCTGACGGTGCACGGCCGCACGCGCGAGCAGGGCTACAAGGGTGCCGCCGAATACGAGACCATCGCCGCCGTCAAGGCCGCGGTGCGCGTTCCAGTGGTCGCGAATGGGGACGTGACGAGCCCCGAAAAAGCCCGTGACGTGTTGGCGCTGACCGGCGCGGACGCGGTGATGGTGGGTCGCGCCGCGCAAGGGCGTCCCTGGATTTTTCGCGAGATCGCGCATTTCCTCGAGCACGGCACGCACCTTGCACCGCCGCTGGTCGTCGAAGTGCGGCGTCTGCTGCTCGATCACCTGGTCGAGCACTACGCGCTCTATGGCGAATGGAGCGGCGTGCGCACGGCGCGCAAACACATCGGTTGGTATGTGCGCAGCCTGGCCGGCGGCGAGGCGTTCCGCGCACGCATGAATTCAATCGAAGACAGTGCACAGCAACTGCGTGCGGTGGGGGACTATTTCGACGGGTTGGCGGACTGCATGGACCGCTTGCCCGATCACCAGGACATCGCAGAGTGGTCCGGTGCAGAGGAGGCGGCCTGCGCCGCCGGTTGA
- a CDS encoding Fis family transcriptional regulator — MSKKHIEDCVRSSLDGYFRDLRGTEPDGMYEMLVRVVEKPLLDVVMARAEGNQSRAAQWLGLNRNTLRKKLVEHKLLK; from the coding sequence ATGAGCAAGAAACACATCGAGGACTGCGTGCGCAGCAGTCTGGACGGCTATTTTCGCGACCTGCGCGGGACCGAACCCGACGGCATGTACGAGATGCTCGTGCGCGTGGTCGAAAAACCGCTGCTCGACGTCGTCATGGCGCGCGCCGAGGGCAATCAGTCGCGCGCGGCGCAATGGCTGGGCCTCAATCGCAACACGCTGCGGAAAAAACTCGTCGAACACAAACTCCTGAAATAA